From Nerophis ophidion isolate RoL-2023_Sa linkage group LG15, RoL_Noph_v1.0, whole genome shotgun sequence, one genomic window encodes:
- the si:ch73-206p6.1 gene encoding phospholipid scramblase 2, with translation MNMYSVPSPGIPGCPPGLEYLTQVDQLLIKQKVELVEALVGFESNNKYEVRNSMGQNVFYAVEENDCLSRQCCGPLRPFSIHVLDNSGQEVITVTRPLKCTSCFFPCCLQELEVQAPPGNTVGYVTQQWHPVSPKFLVANEHAEPVLKIHGPFCGWSCLPDVDFEVLTMDEVNKIGKISKQWTGLLREVFTDSDNFGIQFPMDLDVRMKAVMIGACFLIDFMFFETTN, from the exons ATGAACATGTACTCGGTCCCCAGCCCGGGAATACCCGGATGTCCACCTGGGCTGGAATACCTGACTCAG GTGGATCAGCTGCTCATCAAACAAAAAGTGGAACTGGTTGAAG CTCTGGTGGGCTTCGAGAGCAACAACAAGTACGAGGTACGTAACTCCATGGGCCAGAACGTCTTCTACGCGGTGGAGGAGAACGACTGCCTGAGTCGCCAGTGCTGCGGGCCACTGCGGCCCTTCTCCATCCACGTGCTGGACAACTCGGGACAGGAAGTCATCACGGTCACGCGGCCCCTCAAGTGCACGTCCTGCTTCTTCCCCTGCTGCCTGCAAGAG CTGGAGGTGCAGGCGCCCCCGGGCAACACGGTGGGCTACGTCACCCAGCAGTGGCATCCCGTATCGCCCAAGTTCTTGGTGGCCAACGAGCACGCCGAGCCCGTCCTGAAGATCCACGGGCCCTTCTGTGGCTGGAGCTGCCTTCCGGACGTGGACTTTGAG GTtctgaccatggatgaagtcaACAAGATCGGCAAGATCAGCAAACAGTGGACTGGTCTTCTCAGGGAAGTCTTCACGGACTCAGACAACTTTGGGATCCAGTTTCCTATGGACCTGGACGTCAGGATGAAGGCCGTCATGATCGGGGCCTGTTTTCTCATC